A stretch of Methanosphaerula palustris E1-9c DNA encodes these proteins:
- a CDS encoding thiamine pyrophosphate-dependent enzyme, with protein MATGDLITATQNTWCPGCGNFSIEHSLKEVIVGLIGDGTPAENIVLVTGIGCHAKMADYLGVNSFYSLHGRTVPVASGIKIANPELTVICCVGDGDCYGEGLEHLLFAAKRNVGITVIVHNNRVYGLTTGQYTPTSPLGFSGKSTPHGTIEHPINPLALLLSSGAGWVGRGYTRRLPQLKSLIDAAIRHPGFAALDLLQICATFYNRTACYNTHTYDLIDHNPSRFEDAYTKAREWDYTSEGPIPLGIFYDRNLPCFEDQVRESAALSTDTTQAISRILDRHR; from the coding sequence ATGGCGACCGGCGACCTGATCACTGCCACCCAGAACACCTGGTGCCCGGGGTGCGGAAACTTTTCGATCGAGCACTCGCTCAAGGAGGTGATTGTGGGGCTGATCGGCGATGGGACCCCTGCCGAGAATATTGTGCTGGTGACCGGGATAGGCTGTCATGCCAAGATGGCCGATTATCTGGGGGTGAACAGTTTCTATTCTCTCCACGGCAGAACGGTGCCGGTGGCCAGCGGGATCAAGATAGCCAACCCTGAATTGACGGTGATCTGCTGCGTTGGTGACGGGGACTGTTATGGCGAAGGGCTCGAACACCTGCTCTTTGCAGCCAAGCGAAATGTCGGGATCACCGTGATCGTCCATAACAACCGGGTGTATGGGCTCACGACCGGACAGTACACCCCCACCTCTCCACTGGGGTTTTCGGGCAAGTCCACTCCCCACGGGACGATCGAACACCCGATCAATCCGCTCGCCCTCCTCCTCTCTTCAGGGGCCGGCTGGGTCGGGCGAGGCTACACCCGACGGCTTCCGCAACTGAAGAGTTTGATCGATGCAGCGATCCGGCATCCGGGGTTCGCGGCCCTGGATCTGCTCCAGATATGCGCGACCTTCTACAACAGAACGGCCTGTTATAACACCCACACCTACGACCTCATCGATCACAACCCGTCCCGGTTTGAGGACGCGTATACAAAGGCCCGTGAGTGGGACTATACCAGTGAAGGCCCGATACCGCTCGGTATCTTCTATGACCGAAATCTCCCCTGTTTTGAGGACCAGGTCAGGGAGAGTGCTGCGTTATCGACCGATACTACCCAGGCGATCAGCAGGATCCTCGATCGGCACCGTTAA
- a CDS encoding 2-oxoacid:acceptor oxidoreductase subunit alpha, producing the protein MWDRHEEVSVLIGGRAGEGINKASTILAHLLGHLGYRIYMYYDYPSLIRGGHNFAIIRATAEERGTHQDAVDFLLCMNQETQKLHEHRIREGTVVIFDSTTTSGDGIGVPLTTILKEEQAPEISRNSGIIGAFCRAAGITWEVVTEVFTRDIPKAAAINLKVARRGYDAAGEGPVNQIQILDGPVLPAMTGNEAIGAGLVRGGLETYISYPMTPSSSILHFLAEVALEYRLTVIHPENEIAVMLMALGAVYAGSKTAVGTAGGGFCLMTEGLSMAGMTELPIVLVVSQRPGPSTGLPTYSSQTDLLFVLNAGQGEFARVIIAPADAEEAYLWSARAVSLAWDYQVPVFLLSDKNLSEGLYSLSIDPKEQEASPVSTPDTASGPYRRYAVTESGVSPLRVVPSKGDVIKVNSYEHDEEGITTEDPQVTVMMQQKRLRKEGAIRKGLELYPTVRVYGDPTASIALVTWGSSTWAVREAAATLGCRVIQPVVLWPFPLQEMSAALQGATRRICIEQNASGQLEQVMTLQGFATDGHIRRYDGRPWSIDEMKIALSEVL; encoded by the coding sequence ATGTGGGATCGACATGAAGAGGTCTCTGTCCTGATCGGGGGACGAGCTGGCGAGGGGATCAACAAGGCCAGCACGATCCTGGCCCATCTTCTCGGGCATCTCGGGTACCGGATCTATATGTATTATGACTACCCGTCCCTGATCAGAGGCGGTCATAACTTTGCAATCATCAGGGCTACGGCAGAAGAGCGGGGAACACACCAGGATGCCGTCGACTTTCTCCTCTGCATGAATCAGGAGACACAAAAACTCCACGAACACCGGATCAGAGAGGGGACGGTCGTGATCTTTGACAGCACGACCACGTCCGGCGATGGAATCGGGGTTCCCCTCACCACGATTCTCAAGGAGGAACAGGCGCCAGAGATCTCCAGGAACTCAGGGATAATCGGGGCGTTCTGCAGGGCGGCCGGGATCACCTGGGAGGTGGTCACCGAGGTCTTTACCAGGGATATTCCCAAAGCAGCTGCGATCAATCTGAAGGTGGCCAGGAGGGGATATGACGCAGCCGGGGAAGGACCGGTGAATCAGATCCAGATCCTGGACGGCCCGGTCCTGCCGGCGATGACCGGAAACGAGGCCATCGGAGCCGGCCTTGTTCGCGGCGGGCTTGAGACGTACATCTCGTATCCGATGACTCCCTCCTCGAGCATCCTCCATTTCCTTGCTGAGGTCGCCCTGGAATACAGGCTGACCGTGATTCACCCGGAGAACGAGATAGCCGTGATGCTGATGGCGCTCGGAGCCGTCTATGCCGGGTCGAAGACAGCAGTCGGCACCGCGGGCGGCGGTTTCTGTCTGATGACCGAAGGACTCTCGATGGCAGGAATGACTGAACTGCCGATCGTGCTGGTTGTCTCACAGCGACCGGGGCCGTCGACCGGGCTGCCGACCTATTCATCCCAGACGGATCTGCTCTTTGTATTAAATGCAGGACAGGGTGAATTTGCACGGGTGATCATCGCCCCCGCCGATGCCGAGGAGGCCTACCTCTGGTCCGCCAGGGCAGTCTCGCTGGCCTGGGATTACCAGGTGCCGGTCTTCCTGCTCAGCGATAAGAACCTGAGCGAAGGGCTGTACAGTCTCTCGATAGACCCGAAGGAACAGGAAGCCTCCCCGGTGTCGACACCAGATACTGCCAGTGGACCGTATAGACGGTATGCGGTGACCGAGAGCGGGGTCTCTCCCCTCAGAGTGGTGCCGTCGAAGGGGGACGTGATCAAGGTGAACTCTTATGAGCATGACGAGGAAGGGATCACCACCGAAGATCCGCAGGTCACGGTGATGATGCAGCAGAAGCGGCTCAGGAAGGAGGGTGCCATCAGAAAAGGGCTCGAACTGTACCCGACCGTCAGGGTCTATGGAGATCCGACGGCCAGCATCGCCCTGGTCACCTGGGGATCCTCTACCTGGGCGGTCAGGGAGGCGGCTGCGACGCTCGGGTGTCGGGTGATCCAGCCGGTGGTCCTCTGGCCGTTCCCGCTGCAGGAGATGTCGGCGGCGTTACAAGGGGCGACCAGGCGGATCTGCATCGAGCAGAATGCGAGCGGTCAACTCGAACAGGTGATGACCCTTCAGGGTTTTGCCACTGACGGCCATATCCGGAGGTATGACGGCAGACCATGGTCGATCGACGAGATGAAGATCGCTCTGTCGGAGGTGCTCTGA
- a CDS encoding PocR ligand-binding domain-containing protein yields MITVLLIDDEPAILDVTRLFLERTGAFCVETTSSGSEALEKFDSTNYDVIISDYEMPGMNGIELLRALKSRGVDVPFIIFTGKGREVVAVEALTYGATYYLQKGGEPRAQFAVLESLIEQAVQKKRAEEETRLSNLRLADIVNFLPDPTFAINCEGIVIAWNRAIEEMTGVKAMEIIGKGNYAYAIPFYGSRQPGLIGLLNATPEELNERTYINVLHEGQALIAERNYVSLRGNPSVLWAKATPLCNEEGEIIGAIESIRDVTRQELQMDALQQRVQILTEPVGDTTTLTFSDLFDIDEIQQIQDAFSDATGVASIITDPDGTPFTRPSNFRRLCTEVIQGTSKGAANCLHSITMAGSPDQQDPTLHPCRIGGLWDRGATIYAGNRKVAIWQIGQVLIEGYDKEALLDYADQIGANRDKFAEALTGVPQMSLEHLEKVEQALILIARQISALALKNIQQSRMLAERMKAEDDLKESREQLRSLIEFLPEAMLQYDLDGRMITVNKKAVEMSGSSLEDEMIGVDVLSFFAPTDRDLIRENIRVTLTEGTSPITEYQFLKKDDTTIPSEFSFSLLRNRNDSPTSFIGLGRDITKRKMVEEEIRMINKKLNLLSSVTRHDVLNQLTALRGFLEMAEEAPDTLSKGQLIRKVMETADRIHHQITFTGDYQEIGLESPQWQNLDTTIRRAASALDLQEINLAIEVNTSSLYADPLLEKVFFNLMENAKRYATGMSSIRFSIEEKDSDPVVICTDNGPGIPPAEKERIFTAGYGKNTGYGLFLITEILSITGLSIAETGTAGSGARFEIRVPPDRFRCA; encoded by the coding sequence ATGATCACCGTGCTTTTGATCGATGATGAACCGGCAATTCTGGATGTGACACGTTTGTTTCTGGAACGAACCGGGGCATTTTGTGTGGAGACCACATCGTCTGGATCAGAAGCACTGGAAAAGTTTGATTCCACTAATTATGATGTTATCATCTCAGACTACGAGATGCCAGGAATGAATGGGATTGAACTGCTTCGGGCACTCAAGTCCAGGGGTGTCGACGTCCCGTTCATCATCTTCACCGGAAAAGGACGGGAGGTGGTAGCGGTAGAGGCACTCACCTATGGAGCCACCTATTACCTGCAGAAGGGCGGGGAGCCGCGAGCCCAGTTCGCAGTCCTTGAAAGCCTGATTGAACAGGCAGTACAGAAGAAACGAGCTGAAGAGGAGACGCGCCTCTCCAATCTCAGACTCGCAGATATTGTAAACTTCCTGCCTGACCCGACCTTTGCTATCAACTGTGAAGGGATCGTGATCGCATGGAACAGAGCCATCGAAGAGATGACCGGGGTAAAGGCCATGGAAATCATCGGCAAAGGTAACTATGCCTATGCCATCCCGTTCTATGGATCTCGACAACCAGGTTTGATCGGTCTGTTGAACGCAACCCCAGAGGAACTGAACGAGCGTACTTATATCAATGTGCTTCATGAAGGCCAGGCCCTGATTGCAGAGCGGAACTATGTCTCACTGAGGGGGAACCCGTCTGTTCTCTGGGCCAAGGCCACCCCGCTCTGCAACGAGGAAGGGGAGATCATCGGGGCTATTGAGAGCATCAGGGATGTGACCAGGCAGGAGCTGCAGATGGACGCCCTGCAACAGCGGGTGCAGATCCTGACAGAGCCTGTTGGAGATACCACAACGCTCACGTTCTCCGATCTCTTCGACATCGATGAAATCCAGCAGATCCAGGACGCCTTCTCCGATGCAACCGGTGTCGCCTCGATTATAACAGACCCGGACGGAACCCCCTTTACCAGACCAAGTAACTTTCGCAGACTCTGCACTGAGGTGATCCAGGGAACCTCGAAAGGGGCTGCCAACTGTTTGCATTCAATAACTATGGCCGGCAGTCCTGATCAGCAGGATCCCACCCTGCACCCCTGCAGAATCGGCGGTCTCTGGGACAGAGGGGCTACCATATATGCCGGAAACCGAAAGGTAGCCATCTGGCAGATCGGACAGGTGCTGATTGAAGGGTACGATAAAGAAGCGCTGCTGGACTATGCCGATCAGATCGGGGCCAACCGGGATAAATTTGCAGAGGCACTGACAGGCGTTCCACAGATGTCGCTCGAACACCTGGAGAAGGTCGAACAGGCCCTCATTCTGATAGCACGGCAGATATCAGCCCTGGCTCTGAAGAATATTCAGCAGTCCCGGATGCTTGCAGAGCGGATGAAGGCTGAAGATGACCTGAAGGAGAGCAGGGAGCAACTCAGAAGCCTGATTGAATTTTTGCCGGAGGCGATGCTTCAATACGATCTCGATGGTCGGATGATCACGGTAAACAAAAAGGCAGTCGAAATGAGCGGTTCTTCATTAGAAGACGAAATGATCGGGGTTGATGTCCTGTCGTTCTTTGCTCCGACCGACCGGGATCTGATCCGGGAGAATATTCGGGTAACGCTCACCGAAGGAACCTCCCCGATCACAGAGTATCAGTTCCTCAAAAAGGATGATACAACCATACCTTCCGAGTTCTCATTCTCGCTCCTTCGGAACCGGAACGATTCCCCGACCTCATTCATTGGCCTTGGACGTGACATCACCAAGCGCAAAATGGTTGAAGAGGAGATCAGGATGATCAACAAAAAGTTAAACCTCCTCAGTTCAGTGACCCGGCATGACGTGCTGAACCAGTTAACTGCACTCCGCGGATTTCTTGAGATGGCAGAGGAGGCACCGGACACCCTATCAAAGGGACAGTTGATAAGAAAGGTTATGGAAACTGCCGATCGGATCCACCATCAGATCACTTTCACCGGGGACTACCAGGAGATCGGCCTCGAATCCCCACAATGGCAGAATCTGGATACGACGATCAGAAGGGCTGCCTCCGCACTGGACCTGCAGGAAATAAACCTCGCAATCGAGGTGAATACCAGTTCTCTCTATGCCGACCCGCTGCTGGAGAAGGTCTTCTTCAATCTGATGGAGAATGCAAAACGGTATGCGACCGGAATGAGCAGTATCCGGTTCTCTATCGAAGAAAAGGATAGCGACCCTGTGGTGATCTGCACTGATAATGGTCCCGGGATCCCACCAGCAGAAAAAGAGAGAATATTCACTGCAGGATATGGAAAAAATACGGGGTACGGGCTATTTTTGATCACCGAGATCCTCTCGATTACGGGCCTCTCCATCGCTGAGACTGGAACCGCCGGATCCGGGGCCCGGTTTGAGATCCGAGTCCCTCCCGACCGGTTCAGGTGTGCCTGA
- a CDS encoding MBL fold metallo-hydrolase, giving the protein MMNNQLLPADRVDVTILVDNYLDIFVPPATPVDRRLPFDPGRLLFAEHGFSCLVRVFSGEKEYTILLDTGLSPDCLFHNVHELGLDLSATEAVVLSHGHFDHIGGLMAFLSSAPRKVPLVLHPDAFLQRRMKSPATGIVDLPQIDAVALQSAGADLYQRKEPSTLAEGHLLVTGEVERTTSFERGMPGMEALIDGRWVVDPILDDQALVINIQDKGLVVISGCAHAGIINTVEYAKKITGISTVHAVLGGFHLTGPAFEPIIRPTIDEMKRIDPDYILPMHCTGWNAINGFAREMPGKFILNTVGTTYRF; this is encoded by the coding sequence ATGATGAATAACCAGTTATTACCAGCAGACCGGGTGGACGTGACCATCCTCGTCGACAACTACCTTGACATCTTTGTACCGCCAGCGACTCCTGTTGACCGTCGACTGCCGTTCGACCCGGGCCGTTTGCTCTTCGCAGAGCACGGCTTCTCCTGCCTTGTCAGGGTCTTCTCCGGAGAGAAGGAGTACACAATCCTCCTCGACACCGGGCTCTCCCCGGACTGTCTCTTCCACAATGTCCACGAATTGGGGCTCGACCTTTCCGCGACAGAAGCCGTGGTCCTGAGCCATGGCCACTTCGATCATATCGGAGGACTGATGGCCTTCCTCTCCAGTGCTCCCCGAAAGGTCCCTCTTGTTCTCCACCCGGACGCTTTTCTCCAGCGGAGGATGAAGAGTCCGGCCACTGGGATCGTCGACCTCCCACAGATCGATGCAGTCGCCCTGCAATCGGCAGGTGCGGATCTCTATCAGCGGAAGGAACCTTCGACTCTTGCCGAAGGGCACCTGCTCGTGACCGGAGAAGTGGAACGAACGACCTCCTTCGAGAGGGGGATGCCGGGTATGGAAGCCCTGATCGACGGCCGCTGGGTTGTCGATCCTATCCTGGACGACCAGGCTCTCGTCATCAACATCCAGGACAAAGGACTCGTGGTGATCAGTGGTTGTGCCCATGCCGGGATCATCAACACGGTCGAGTACGCGAAGAAGATCACCGGGATCAGCACGGTGCACGCAGTCCTCGGGGGGTTTCACCTCACCGGGCCGGCCTTCGAACCGATCATCCGGCCGACCATCGACGAGATGAAGCGGATCGACCCGGATTATATTCTCCCGATGCATTGCACGGGGTGGAACGCGATCAATGGATTTGCCCGGGAGATGCCTGGAAAATTTATCCTGAATACTGTGGGGACGACCTACCGGTTTTAA
- a CDS encoding DUF2284 domain-containing protein: protein MIDNNKDENEQVVAMIPERNKIREFAFLRQKALDLGALDATVIQTTDVIVENRVPLKCRAGCIGYGKKLTCPPYVPTPDEFRKILAEYRFALLVKFTSPAVTDPEVICSIYKYWLDPDAPADRKEKATQFWQDYFVGSKDCAPIMLELEKTAFNAGYTLALAFVNGSCRLCETCNVKGGICLHPTQARIPEHAVGINMKKTAENAGMPIRFPVAGHPEPMAIVLID, encoded by the coding sequence ATGATTGACAACAACAAAGATGAGAATGAGCAGGTGGTGGCGATGATTCCTGAAAGGAACAAGATCAGGGAGTTTGCCTTTCTCAGGCAGAAGGCCCTGGACCTGGGTGCCCTGGATGCAACGGTGATTCAGACCACGGATGTCATCGTCGAAAACCGGGTCCCGCTGAAATGCCGGGCCGGGTGTATCGGGTATGGAAAGAAACTCACCTGCCCGCCGTACGTCCCGACCCCGGACGAGTTTCGGAAGATCCTCGCTGAGTATCGGTTTGCCCTGCTCGTGAAGTTTACGTCGCCGGCCGTTACCGACCCTGAGGTCATCTGCTCTATCTACAAGTACTGGCTCGACCCGGACGCTCCGGCAGACCGGAAGGAGAAGGCGACACAGTTCTGGCAGGATTATTTTGTTGGCAGCAAGGACTGCGCCCCAATCATGCTCGAACTGGAAAAGACGGCATTCAACGCCGGCTACACGCTCGCCCTTGCATTCGTCAATGGATCGTGCCGGCTCTGCGAGACCTGCAATGTCAAGGGCGGCATCTGCCTCCATCCCACGCAGGCGAGGATCCCGGAACATGCGGTGGGGATCAACATGAAGAAGACTGCAGAAAATGCAGGGATGCCGATCCGGTTCCCGGTCGCCGGGCACCCGGAACCGATGGCGATAGTACTGATCGATTAA
- a CDS encoding OsmC family protein, with protein MKPTSVVMNITYEGDLKFLAENSAGQIIPIEPGLVLGGSGTTPTPIDYLLASLGSCAGIKVLLDLQGNRVWPDSLRVTITGTRKETPPTVFERLHLTFIITGTLNDRIVADAIQETMTLMCPVAVMIGRAAEVTWEYRIS; from the coding sequence ATGAAACCAACTTCGGTGGTGATGAATATCACGTATGAAGGCGATCTGAAATTTCTCGCAGAGAACAGTGCCGGCCAGATAATTCCCATTGAACCTGGCCTCGTTCTTGGTGGGAGCGGTACGACTCCAACTCCGATCGATTACCTGCTAGCCTCCCTCGGCAGTTGTGCAGGGATCAAGGTACTGCTCGATCTTCAGGGGAACAGGGTCTGGCCGGATTCACTCAGGGTTACGATCACAGGAACCCGGAAAGAGACGCCCCCCACAGTATTCGAAAGACTGCATCTCACCTTCATCATCACCGGCACGCTGAACGACAGAATCGTTGCTGATGCGATCCAGGAGACGATGACCCTCATGTGTCCTGTCGCTGTGATGATAGGAAGAGCAGCAGAGGTGACGTGGGAGTATAGAATATCGTAA
- a CDS encoding alpha/beta fold hydrolase encodes MDAHDIRQVHLLGISMGSRIALVVAAKNPERVKSLILKVDAARSPSTDDPQAARAYERLWTAMTEPEILKAMAPYPPTVASFLRLFEALKEFDGSDLLKKITAPTLIVNGTKDPSTPVQCAEELFQGITGAKMILVEEDHMFSRTKPDLLLTPVLEFLAVVDGRSLV; translated from the coding sequence TTGGATGCACACGATATCCGGCAGGTCCATCTCCTTGGAATCTCCATGGGATCTCGAATTGCTCTGGTTGTCGCCGCAAAAAATCCGGAACGGGTGAAAAGCCTGATCCTGAAGGTGGACGCTGCCCGGTCGCCCAGTACCGATGATCCTCAGGCAGCCCGGGCATATGAACGGTTATGGACAGCAATGACCGAGCCAGAAATTTTGAAGGCTATGGCCCCCTATCCACCAACAGTCGCATCGTTCCTCCGGCTGTTTGAAGCACTCAAGGAATTTGACGGGAGCGATCTCCTGAAAAAAATAACCGCACCGACCCTGATCGTGAATGGGACAAAAGACCCTTCAACACCGGTACAATGTGCTGAAGAACTGTTCCAGGGGATCACCGGTGCGAAGATGATCCTTGTTGAAGAGGACCATATGTTTAGCCGTACAAAGCCGGATTTACTCCTCACACCGGTTCTCGAATTCCTTGCAGTTGTGGATGGAAGATCTCTTGTATGA
- a CDS encoding SAM-dependent methyltransferase, which produces MTDFEKNRTIRKGPSKMAEGIAMHRAAESMLPEDERICYDPYAFRFINPEILKFAAAHPAEAEAKLEEMEERLPGLSNSIRARVRYFDEFIEKSCNDRLEQLVILGAGFDTRAYRLAGLKRNVRVFEVDHPDTLFFKMEKIREIFGDLPNHVVYVPIDFEFEDLGDKLRANDYSPDQKTLFVLEGLTMYLPQKAVDETLEFIVHNAGIGSAILFDYYPVSVVDGSSDREIAKNIRNFTQMVGEPLQFGIPDGDVVRTLTEYGFSRVRNVTSDEYKNLFFHGKNADRPVCDLLSFVSAEVGR; this is translated from the coding sequence ATGACCGACTTCGAAAAGAACAGAACTATCCGAAAGGGGCCGAGCAAGATGGCTGAAGGGATCGCAATGCATCGGGCTGCAGAATCGATGCTGCCTGAAGACGAACGCATCTGTTATGATCCCTACGCCTTCCGCTTCATCAACCCGGAGATCCTGAAGTTTGCAGCCGCTCACCCGGCAGAAGCAGAGGCAAAACTGGAAGAGATGGAGGAACGCCTACCCGGATTGAGTAATTCGATCAGGGCCAGGGTGCGGTACTTTGATGAATTCATCGAGAAGAGCTGCAATGATCGCCTGGAGCAGCTCGTTATCCTTGGTGCCGGGTTTGATACCCGGGCGTACCGGCTTGCCGGGCTCAAGAGGAATGTCCGGGTCTTCGAAGTCGATCATCCCGATACCCTGTTCTTCAAGATGGAAAAAATCCGGGAGATCTTCGGGGACCTTCCGAACCACGTCGTCTACGTCCCCATCGATTTTGAGTTCGAAGATCTGGGAGACAAACTCCGTGCGAATGATTATTCCCCGGATCAGAAGACGCTCTTCGTTCTGGAAGGGCTCACCATGTATCTTCCCCAAAAGGCAGTCGACGAGACCCTTGAATTTATCGTGCATAATGCCGGTATAGGAAGTGCAATCCTCTTCGACTACTACCCAGTGTCAGTTGTCGATGGATCCTCTGATCGTGAAATCGCTAAGAACATCCGGAATTTTACACAGATGGTCGGAGAACCACTTCAGTTTGGCATTCCAGACGGTGATGTCGTCCGGACCCTTACAGAGTATGGTTTTTCTCGGGTCCGGAACGTGACCAGTGATGAATACAAGAACCTGTTCTTCCATGGGAAGAATGCAGACCGGCCTGTCTGCGATCTCCTTTCGTTCGTGTCCGCGGAGGTTGGAAGATGA
- a CDS encoding TetR/AcrR family transcriptional regulator, producing the protein MPKVIPEYKEDAKRRIIEAAIDVIAEQGSDKMRIDDVAKKLGVTKGAVYWYFKTKEDLCSAVLNKIQTDMQKVEFESYYNRSLEETLAQMYDRFALNDDRQRAIFFEMFAMASRNSDVRHATREYYNGLVSTFESVIKKKKRQYFLQTQADDRKLALLMVALYSGLKNYEQVYMYQNEVRDLWLEGIKILLKTSYSGSYGEKTE; encoded by the coding sequence ATGCCCAAAGTCATCCCGGAATACAAAGAAGATGCCAAACGCCGGATCATTGAAGCTGCCATCGATGTCATCGCAGAGCAGGGCAGCGACAAGATGAGGATCGATGACGTAGCAAAGAAACTGGGTGTGACCAAAGGCGCGGTGTACTGGTATTTCAAAACCAAGGAAGACCTGTGCAGTGCTGTGCTCAACAAGATCCAGACCGATATGCAGAAGGTCGAGTTTGAATCATACTACAACCGTTCACTTGAAGAAACGCTTGCTCAGATGTATGATCGTTTTGCCCTCAACGACGACCGGCAGCGGGCCATCTTCTTTGAGATGTTCGCCATGGCAAGTCGGAATTCCGACGTTCGGCACGCAACGAGAGAGTATTATAACGGACTTGTCTCCACATTCGAGTCTGTGATCAAAAAAAAGAAGAGACAGTACTTCCTCCAGACTCAGGCGGACGATCGGAAACTGGCCCTTCTGATGGTGGCCCTCTACTCTGGACTCAAGAATTATGAACAGGTCTACATGTACCAAAACGAGGTGCGCGATCTCTGGCTGGAAGGAATCAAGATCCTCCTCAAAACTTCATATTCCGGAAGTTATGGAGAGAAGACAGAGTAA
- a CDS encoding glycosyltransferase, with amino-acid sequence MVHTLISVIVPTYNEEQNISACLQSLNRQTLPRDSYEIIVVDGGSKDQTREIAAPFADQVFIQTSKKVGGARNDGAMAALGEILATTDADCVLPGDWLERIRDDFAADPAIVQVYGLVYPIEDSLKNRLSLASANLFSRIGYHTRTLYYTLGCNTAFRKEAFMKAGMYRTIDAGDDLEIARRTCKLGKVSLDSRLKVGFSMRRYQQFGTLKSLYQWLYIVVRGGNSEKYSYSQREYKK; translated from the coding sequence ATGGTGCACACCTTGATCTCGGTGATCGTCCCGACCTACAACGAGGAGCAGAACATCAGTGCCTGTTTGCAGTCGCTGAACCGGCAGACGCTGCCCAGGGATTCCTATGAGATCATCGTCGTGGACGGGGGCTCTAAGGATCAGACCAGGGAGATTGCGGCGCCTTTCGCAGACCAGGTCTTTATCCAGACCAGCAAAAAGGTCGGCGGGGCCAGAAACGACGGGGCCATGGCTGCACTTGGGGAGATCCTGGCGACGACCGATGCGGATTGTGTGCTTCCGGGGGACTGGCTTGAACGGATCAGAGATGACTTTGCTGCGGACCCGGCCATCGTCCAGGTCTACGGGCTGGTCTATCCAATCGAAGACAGCCTCAAGAACCGGCTCTCGCTCGCCTCTGCCAACCTCTTTTCACGGATCGGATATCATACGAGAACGCTCTACTATACGCTCGGATGCAACACGGCGTTTCGGAAAGAGGCGTTCATGAAGGCCGGCATGTACCGGACGATCGATGCCGGCGATGACCTGGAGATCGCCCGAAGGACCTGCAAACTCGGGAAGGTCAGCCTTGATTCCAGGCTGAAGGTCGGATTTTCGATGCGCCGGTACCAGCAGTTCGGAACCCTGAAGTCGCTGTACCAGTGGTTGTATATCGTGGTCAGGGGTGGGAATTCGGAGAAGTACTCCTACTCACAACGCGAGTATAAAAAATAA